The following are encoded in a window of Methanococcus voltae genomic DNA:
- a CDS encoding Gp37-like protein, translating to MVYDTGNSNNETSDNSFPTTNLLSYYKFDETSGTIAKDETGLDNGTYINTTFVGGIKNGAVKTSSSGGYVKTTPKDINRYFTISLWYNHNDPNKYRQIYGEKTWWSTSSTDTWRNRVCVSVRDNNKVQFKIRTKCIYNDYGDVWYITNNIISEGWNHIVCVRDNEILKIYVNGVEQNTTRGIHKEYNQENYDLREQRDNMAGFGISWGSHYSIQYYDAIIDEAAIWNCALTSSQITDLYNSICPDKEPPLITFDTTLISINQDQEFKISANITDASGIKEAKLKVTNLDNNGITEYIMGYNPSTTQYEVSLSLPANINNYSCKIFAEDFYENISESSLKQITIKDTEEPIITVNPDTILNVEPLNPISISATITDNIQVLEAKIYLDGTYYDNYSSKLGNIYNFNLNGLEPGTYSVLIKAKDSSNNLGTSVPITLVVSDKEPPIITDFIVDSKLDLTYNGMDYNIPISARVIDRYSGVKDVKLLINNKEVTSLSGSELYSTVLTLKNKGIYSLKLKATDLQDNISYSNEIVVNIVELFNVSTLKEKYTTENSIRLPSTVKSYFGIKSVKAFVNNKYYKDLEYISNETYQFELEMDKYQDYEAYIQIEDVNGNLGFSKPFVVRRTIPAKDYRIPIIKVLNGDFEVEEILEPISIIWDRSFYEAGTFELRLPLNNKALSLKMGKYILMNDKIGRITSINDKETFCDIKGETGLAIFKDRIIVPLSGQTHDSINSSAETVLKHYVTNCLRGSGVYEKLSVSFNNSRGKTIEYQARYENLYDTLVKIAQLSGLGQRVYYNDNKLYYDIVESKDRTYNQDINQIVEFSNRFANITDVEYQEELAESKNFIYIGGSGEGLNRIIKTYETIGEELKEVFLDAKDLKEEELLNRGIQKLQEYREKIVLKGKVLNQPFEYGSDWDLGDVVSVYYDKRDLLFNLKIVKVREVFEIDKTCIEVTFGDEPINIFRLIKGKFSELDAVKHI from the coding sequence ATGGTATATGATACTGGAAATTCAAATAATGAAACATCTGATAATTCATTTCCTACAACTAATTTATTATCCTATTATAAATTTGATGAGACTTCAGGTACCATTGCTAAAGATGAAACTGGTTTAGATAATGGTACTTATATAAATACAACGTTTGTAGGAGGTATAAAAAATGGTGCAGTTAAAACAAGTTCTTCAGGGGGGTATGTAAAGACTACTCCAAAAGATATAAATCGATATTTTACGATTTCTTTATGGTATAATCATAACGACCCTAATAAATATAGACAAATATATGGTGAAAAAACGTGGTGGAGTACGTCTTCTACAGATACATGGCGAAATAGAGTTTGTGTTTCGGTTCGTGATAATAATAAAGTACAATTTAAAATTAGAACAAAATGTATTTATAATGATTATGGGGATGTTTGGTATATTACAAACAATATAATCTCGGAGGGTTGGAATCATATTGTTTGTGTTAGGGATAATGAAATACTAAAAATTTATGTAAATGGTGTTGAACAAAATACAACGAGAGGGATTCATAAAGAATATAATCAAGAAAATTATGATTTGAGAGAACAACGAGATAATATGGCGGGTTTTGGTATTTCATGGGGTTCACATTATTCCATACAATATTATGATGCAATAATCGATGAAGCCGCCATATGGAATTGTGCTTTAACTTCAAGTCAGATAACTGATTTATACAATAGCATATGCCCAGATAAAGAACCACCCCTAATTACTTTCGATACAACTCTGATATCAATAAATCAAGACCAAGAGTTTAAAATTAGTGCAAATATTACCGATGCTTCAGGAATTAAAGAAGCTAAACTTAAAGTTACTAATCTAGATAATAATGGTATAACTGAATACATAATGGGTTATAATCCATCAACTACTCAGTATGAGGTTAGTTTATCATTACCTGCGAATATAAACAATTATAGTTGTAAGATATTTGCAGAAGATTTTTATGAAAATATCTCTGAATCAAGTTTAAAACAAATAACCATTAAAGATACTGAAGAACCCATAATAACAGTAAATCCCGATACTATATTAAATGTTGAACCATTAAATCCTATTTCAATAAGTGCGACAATCACAGATAACATACAAGTTTTAGAAGCAAAAATATATTTAGATGGTACTTATTATGATAATTATTCAAGTAAATTGGGAAATATTTATAATTTCAATTTAAATGGTTTAGAACCTGGAACTTATTCAGTTTTAATTAAAGCCAAAGATAGTTCAAATAACCTTGGAACGAGTGTTCCAATAACTTTAGTTGTAAGTGATAAAGAACCGCCAATAATTACAGATTTTATAGTGGATTCAAAGTTAGATTTAACCTATAATGGTATGGATTACAATATTCCAATATCTGCAAGAGTAATTGATAGATATTCAGGCGTTAAAGATGTAAAATTACTTATTAATAATAAAGAAGTAACTTCACTTTCCGGTTCAGAATTATATTCTACAGTATTAACATTAAAAAATAAAGGTATTTATTCATTAAAACTTAAAGCTACAGATTTACAAGATAATATAAGTTATTCTAATGAAATAGTTGTAAATATAGTGGAATTGTTTAACGTTAGTACATTAAAAGAAAAATATACAACTGAAAACAGTATTAGACTACCAAGTACTGTTAAAAGTTATTTTGGTATCAAATCAGTCAAAGCTTTTGTAAATAATAAATATTATAAAGATTTGGAATACATAAGTAACGAAACGTACCAATTTGAATTAGAAATGGATAAATATCAAGATTATGAAGCTTATATTCAAATTGAAGACGTTAATGGAAACTTGGGCTTTTCTAAGCCTTTTGTAGTTCGCCGTACAATACCCGCTAAAGATTATAGAATCCCAATAATTAAAGTATTAAATGGTGATTTTGAAGTTGAGGAAATCCTTGAACCGATTTCTATCATCTGGGATAGGAGTTTCTATGAAGCAGGGACTTTTGAACTTCGTTTACCATTAAATAATAAAGCTTTGTCTTTAAAAATGGGCAAATATATTTTAATGAATGATAAAATTGGTAGAATTACTTCAATAAATGATAAAGAAACTTTCTGCGACATTAAAGGAGAAACAGGTTTAGCAATCTTTAAAGATAGGATAATTGTTCCATTATCGGGACAGACCCACGATTCTATAAATTCAAGTGCTGAAACAGTTTTAAAACATTATGTTACGAACTGTTTAAGAGGTTCTGGAGTTTATGAAAAATTATCTGTATCTTTTAATAATTCAAGAGGTAAAACAATTGAATACCAAGCAAGATATGAAAATCTTTATGATACTTTGGTTAAAATTGCTCAATTATCGGGTTTAGGTCAACGAGTTTATTATAATGATAATAAACTATACTATGATATTGTAGAAAGTAAAGATAGAACTTATAATCAAGATATTAACCAAATTGTTGAATTTTCAAATCGTTTTGCAAACATTACTGATGTAGAATATCAGGAAGAGCTTGCAGAATCTAAAAACTTCATATATATCGGTGGAAGCGGTGAAGGTCTTAATAGAATTATAAAGACCTATGAAACTATAGGTGAAGAATTAAAAGAAGTCTTTTTAGATGCTAAAGACTTAAAAGAAGAAGAGTTACTTAATCGAGGAATTCAAAAGCTTCAAGAATATCGAGAAAAAATAGTTTTAAAAGGTAAAGTTTTAAATCAACCATTTGAATATGGTTCAGATTGGGATTTAGGCGATGTAGTATCGGTTTATTATGATAAAAGAGATTTATTATTTAACTTAAAAATTGTAAAAGTTCGAGAGGTCTTTGAAATAGATAAGACCTGCATCGAAGTAACTTTTGGAGATGAACCTATTAATATTTTTAGATTAATTAAAGGTAAGTTCTCCGAGTTAGATGCTGTAAAGCATATTTAA
- a CDS encoding site-specific DNA-methyltransferase, whose translation MVKITESFKPKKLELITDDFKKINMKKLGDLFPEILTEIERDGEIIKTINVDKLKELVGDCASNDIEQYELIWAGKQKAKNMVNEQITKTLRPCIDDSVDFENSENLYIEGDNLDVLKVLLNSYASSIKMIYIDPPYNTGKDFIYKDNFKMSNKEYESTAGIIDEEGNKLVTNQKTNGYYHSKWLNMMYPRLDLARKLLRDDGVIFISIDDNEVDNLKKICDEIFGEENFVGKISRKQSSGSKNDTGTDRLIKNVDKLIIYSKGDFEFYPVLEKNNKKYTLYDNEGYYSLRALEMQGGDDSLDLRPNMGYSIYHNQENNDLIIKFDYSLTDEKIYQKPDQELVSKGYAIYRPRTRGSKAGIWRWGSEKFVNEFNNGNILFKENRVFQKERKKEFIEKFPDSLCLEFINTLGTSELKNLFDNKKIFDFPKPSSFIKKYIIHSCNKNDIILDFFSGSATTAHAVMQLNSEDNGNRKFIMVQLPEETDPKKEAYKAGYKNICEIGKERIRRAGNKIKEELKEKNSQTKDGKTINISELDFGFKVFKLDSSNMKDLYYPLNEVTQTKLMDYSDLLKEDRTEEDLLYQLMLDRGIPISAKVQINIINGKKVFNIDNGYLIACFDNSVDLELIEAIYNELPKTKGKPKFVFRESSFIDDSDMINVMEYLKTKIYKKTNELDTNVRVI comes from the coding sequence GTGGTTAAAATAACTGAATCATTTAAACCTAAAAAGTTAGAGCTAATAACTGACGATTTTAAAAAAATAAATATGAAAAAATTAGGTGATTTATTTCCAGAAATTTTAACAGAAATAGAAAGAGATGGAGAAATAATTAAAACAATTAACGTAGATAAATTAAAAGAATTAGTGGGCGATTGTGCATCTAATGATATAGAACAATATGAATTAATTTGGGCCGGCAAGCAAAAAGCTAAAAATATGGTGAACGAACAAATCACTAAAACTTTAAGACCTTGTATAGATGATTCTGTTGATTTTGAAAATTCTGAAAATTTATATATTGAGGGCGACAATTTAGACGTTTTAAAAGTACTTTTAAATTCTTATGCGAGTTCAATTAAAATGATTTATATTGACCCACCATACAATACGGGTAAAGATTTTATTTATAAAGATAATTTTAAAATGAGTAATAAAGAATATGAATCTACTGCAGGCATAATTGATGAAGAAGGAAACAAATTAGTAACTAATCAAAAAACAAACGGTTATTATCATAGTAAATGGTTAAATATGATGTATCCACGTTTAGACCTTGCAAGAAAATTATTAAGAGATGACGGTGTTATTTTTATTTCTATTGATGATAACGAAGTTGATAATTTAAAGAAAATTTGTGATGAAATTTTTGGAGAAGAGAATTTTGTTGGAAAAATTAGTCGTAAACAAAGTAGTGGTTCTAAAAACGATACTGGAACAGATCGATTAATTAAAAATGTTGATAAATTAATAATCTATTCAAAAGGGGACTTTGAATTTTATCCGGTATTGGAAAAAAATAATAAAAAATATACGCTGTATGATAACGAAGGATATTATTCATTAAGGGCTTTAGAAATGCAAGGTGGTGACGATAGTCTAGATTTAAGGCCAAATATGGGGTATTCAATATATCATAATCAAGAAAATAACGACTTAATTATTAAATTTGATTATTCACTAACTGATGAAAAAATATATCAAAAACCAGATCAAGAATTGGTATCTAAAGGCTATGCGATATATAGACCTAGAACAAGAGGTTCTAAAGCAGGTATTTGGAGATGGGGTAGTGAGAAGTTTGTTAATGAATTTAATAATGGAAATATATTATTTAAGGAAAATAGGGTCTTTCAAAAAGAACGAAAGAAAGAATTTATAGAAAAATTCCCTGATTCTTTATGTTTAGAGTTTATTAATACACTAGGGACATCTGAATTAAAAAATCTATTCGATAATAAAAAAATATTTGATTTTCCAAAACCATCTTCATTTATTAAAAAATATATAATACATTCATGCAATAAAAACGACATAATTTTAGACTTTTTCTCAGGTTCGGCAACGACAGCACACGCTGTAATGCAATTAAATTCAGAAGATAACGGAAATAGAAAATTTATAATGGTTCAACTACCGGAAGAAACAGATCCTAAAAAAGAAGCTTATAAAGCAGGTTATAAAAATATTTGCGAAATCGGTAAAGAGAGAATAAGAAGAGCGGGAAACAAAATAAAAGAAGAATTAAAAGAAAAGAATTCTCAAACGAAAGATGGAAAGACAATTAATATTTCAGAATTAGACTTTGGATTTAAAGTTTTTAAATTGGATTCATCTAATATGAAAGATTTATATTACCCATTAAACGAAGTAACTCAAACTAAACTAATGGATTATTCCGATTTATTGAAAGAAGATAGAACAGAAGAAGATTTATTATATCAATTAATGTTGGATAGAGGTATTCCAATATCTGCAAAAGTACAAATTAATATAATCAATGGTAAAAAAGTATTTAATATTGATAACGGCTATTTAATAGCTTGTTTTGATAACAGTGTTGATTTAGAACTAATTGAAGCCATATACAACGAACTACCCAAAACAAAAGGCAAACCAAAATTCGTATTTAGGGAATCTTCATTTATTGATGATTCAGATATGATTAATGTTATGGAATATCTAAAAACAAAAATATATAAAAAGACTAACGAATTGGATACAAATGTAAGGGTGATTTAA
- a CDS encoding DEAD/DEAH box helicase family protein → MKHLHFKKQKFQEDAVNSVCDVFMGQIPQDKWSEKNSNITLSNDDLLNNITKIQKDNNLELSKTIDKDDINLTIEMETGTGKTYTYINTIYELNKRYDWSKFIIVVPSIAIREGVLKSFEDMEEHFKSIYGKKINYFIYNSKNPSKVRNFTKNNDLTVMIINNQAFNTKGYNKIHHRTEQGEALIESIGKIRPIVILDEPQSIEGNATKENLKEFNSLFTLRYSATHRETYDMVYKLDAVDAFDMNLVKKIEVTGVTIEGSTGTHGYLRLDEIIKSNKDPEARIEIEVNTSKGINKKVIRMKTGENIYNKSQLEQYKGYIIDKIDAKNGYVEFTNNKKIELYKLYGEPNIQHKRRAQIRETIRSHLEKEITNYKHGIKTISLFFIDKVAKYRQYDEQGNNLDGEYVQMFTEEYTNLLEEYLKKEIVKNNPDLLNYLKNITPEETHSGYFSIDKKNKQFKDPKKSELYGKGSEKSCKDVDAFDLIMKDKKRLLDLKNPVRFIFSHSTLKEGWDNPNVFQICILRDSDATITKKKQEVGRGLRLCVNQNGERIDSETENIDSSDINVLTVIANESYESFAGALQKEFCENLRSRPLQITFEFLKNNLKIDGKSIEEKFAKKIHKNLGLYDYINDNAELTEECKELIKNNKLELIEPLHEYKEPLTLLLQNIINKRDSALFIQNGNKPRKRARLNINNINNPNFKKLWDYINIKSYYTVDFDSDKLIKNSIEKIDEELTMDNIVIKIERSKIEKINEEINSKNVKHDNEVVESQASTTSKYDLINQIVNKTKLKKVTIIKILTNIKEEQFNKFKQNPEEFIRNVSNIINKEKGRLIIKNIKYHKTNDRFPLEIFEDNVRIQDNYIENLKKYIYDILKYDSNVEKDLANELDNFNKLEVFAKLPKGKYTIDTPVDSKFSPDWIMVFDNEDSEIKNAYCVFESKGTIDDSHLREIENIKIECAKKHFEAISGDNILFKVVSDFNNINNHIKSQKI, encoded by the coding sequence ATGAAGCACTTGCATTTTAAAAAACAAAAGTTTCAAGAAGATGCCGTTAATTCTGTTTGTGACGTTTTTATGGGGCAGATACCTCAAGATAAATGGTCTGAAAAAAATAGTAATATCACCTTATCAAATGATGATTTATTAAATAATATTACAAAAATTCAAAAAGATAACAATTTAGAATTATCTAAAACTATTGATAAAGATGATATTAATTTAACTATTGAAATGGAAACAGGAACTGGAAAAACTTATACTTATATAAATACGATTTATGAATTAAACAAGAGATACGATTGGTCAAAATTTATAATCGTTGTACCGAGTATAGCAATTAGAGAAGGTGTTTTAAAATCTTTTGAAGATATGGAAGAACACTTTAAATCAATTTATGGTAAAAAAATTAATTACTTCATATATAACTCAAAAAATCCCAGTAAAGTACGAAATTTTACAAAAAATAACGATTTAACAGTAATGATAATCAATAATCAAGCTTTTAATACAAAGGGATATAACAAAATTCACCACAGAACAGAACAAGGTGAAGCATTAATTGAGAGTATAGGTAAAATTCGACCGATTGTTATACTAGATGAACCCCAAAGTATTGAAGGCAATGCAACTAAAGAAAATCTTAAAGAGTTTAACTCATTATTTACACTCCGTTATTCGGCTACACATAGGGAAACATACGATATGGTTTATAAGTTAGATGCGGTAGATGCCTTTGATATGAACTTAGTCAAAAAAATAGAGGTTACCGGAGTTACCATTGAAGGAAGTACTGGAACTCACGGATATTTACGTTTAGACGAGATTATAAAAAGTAACAAAGACCCAGAAGCAAGAATAGAAATAGAAGTAAATACATCTAAAGGGATTAACAAAAAAGTTATTAGAATGAAAACTGGCGAAAATATTTATAATAAATCCCAATTAGAACAATATAAAGGATATATAATTGATAAAATTGATGCAAAAAATGGTTATGTTGAATTTACAAATAATAAAAAAATAGAACTGTATAAATTATACGGTGAGCCAAATATACAACATAAGCGAAGAGCCCAAATCCGTGAAACTATTCGTTCGCACCTTGAAAAAGAAATAACAAACTATAAACACGGTATAAAAACTATTTCATTATTTTTCATTGATAAAGTAGCTAAATATAGACAATATGATGAACAAGGCAATAATTTAGATGGTGAATATGTACAGATGTTTACTGAAGAATATACAAATTTATTAGAGGAATATCTTAAAAAGGAAATAGTTAAGAATAATCCTGATTTACTAAATTATTTAAAAAATATAACGCCAGAAGAAACACATTCGGGATACTTTTCAATCGATAAAAAAAATAAACAATTTAAAGATCCAAAAAAATCCGAACTATATGGAAAAGGTTCTGAAAAATCTTGTAAAGATGTTGACGCTTTTGATTTGATAATGAAAGATAAAAAAAGATTATTAGATTTGAAAAATCCTGTTAGATTTATATTTTCACACTCGACACTTAAGGAAGGTTGGGATAATCCTAATGTATTTCAAATTTGTATATTGAGGGATTCAGATGCTACAATAACTAAAAAGAAGCAGGAAGTCGGTAGAGGGTTAAGACTCTGTGTAAATCAAAACGGGGAACGTATAGATTCAGAAACTGAAAATATTGATTCTTCAGATATAAATGTTTTAACAGTTATTGCAAATGAATCTTATGAATCGTTTGCGGGAGCATTACAAAAAGAGTTCTGTGAAAACTTAAGAAGTAGACCGTTGCAAATAACATTTGAATTCTTAAAAAATAATTTAAAAATAGATGGAAAATCTATCGAAGAAAAATTTGCTAAAAAAATTCATAAAAATCTTGGATTATATGATTATATAAATGATAATGCTGAATTAACTGAAGAATGTAAGGAACTTATAAAAAATAACAAATTAGAATTAATAGAACCACTTCACGAATACAAAGAACCTTTAACATTATTATTACAAAATATAATTAACAAACGAGATAGTGCATTATTTATCCAAAATGGTAATAAACCTAGAAAAAGAGCTAGATTAAACATAAATAACATAAATAACCCTAATTTTAAAAAACTATGGGATTATATAAATATTAAAAGTTATTACACTGTTGATTTCGATAGTGATAAACTTATAAAAAACTCAATTGAGAAAATTGATGAAGAATTAACTATGGATAATATAGTTATAAAAATTGAAAGGAGTAAAATTGAGAAAATTAATGAAGAAATCAACTCTAAAAATGTAAAACACGATAATGAAGTTGTAGAAAGTCAAGCTTCAACTACCTCGAAATATGATTTAATTAATCAAATTGTAAATAAAACTAAATTAAAAAAAGTTACCATTATAAAAATATTAACAAATATTAAAGAAGAACAATTCAATAAATTTAAACAAAATCCTGAAGAATTTATTAGAAATGTATCTAATATAATTAATAAAGAAAAAGGTAGGTTAATTATTAAAAATATAAAATATCATAAGACTAATGATAGGTTCCCATTAGAGATTTTTGAAGATAATGTTCGTATTCAAGATAATTACATTGAAAACCTTAAAAAATATATTTATGACATTTTAAAATATGATTCAAACGTTGAGAAAGATCTTGCAAATGAGTTGGATAACTTTAATAAATTGGAAGTATTTGCAAAATTACCAAAAGGAAAATATACTATAGATACCCCCGTGGATAGTAAATTTAGTCCAGATTGGATAATGGTTTTTGATAATGAAGATTCCGAGATTAAAAACGCGTATTGTGTCTTTGAATCAAAAGGTACTATTGATGATTCACATTTACGAGAAATAGAAAATATTAAGATTGAATGTGCTAAAAAACACTTTGAAGCCATTTCTGGAGATAATATATTATTTAAAGTTGTAAGCGATTTCAATAATATTAACAACCACATTAAGTCTCAAAAAATATAA
- a CDS encoding phage tail domain-containing protein, translating into MIIKVKCNDSKDELILKESGDIIFLGLPGTSETKSMVNTLQSPFVEGEIYLDSHLNSLIFTINGLITSNVKENIDLLRKVFNPKKKGTLTYIEEESEKSIEFIANAVPMFEYSTYDYQKFSVEIYCPNPILKSKLIKKEVTSSTGLFKFPFSTTSDGVPMGTRLSSTIVKNNGDIDVDYILVISGPMTAPIEIKNNTTNEIINIKKSLTIHEKLIIDTKNKNIELLTETSKLRAFNYLNPDSRLFKLRVGGNEIEYNTANESEVGNLSISYEENYIW; encoded by the coding sequence ATGATTATAAAAGTAAAATGTAACGATTCAAAAGATGAATTAATTTTAAAAGAATCTGGGGACATCATATTTTTAGGATTACCGGGAACCTCTGAAACTAAATCAATGGTTAATACCTTACAATCCCCATTCGTTGAAGGTGAAATTTACCTCGATAGCCATTTGAACTCTTTAATATTTACAATTAATGGACTTATAACAAGTAATGTCAAAGAAAACATTGATTTACTTAGAAAGGTATTCAATCCAAAGAAAAAAGGAACTTTAACGTATATTGAAGAAGAAAGCGAAAAATCAATCGAATTTATAGCAAATGCAGTTCCAATGTTTGAATACTCAACTTATGACTATCAAAAGTTTTCAGTTGAAATCTATTGTCCAAATCCAATATTAAAGTCAAAACTAATTAAAAAAGAAGTAACTTCTTCAACGGGTTTGTTTAAATTCCCATTTTCTACAACCAGTGACGGTGTACCAATGGGAACCCGTTTAAGTTCTACAATCGTTAAAAATAACGGTGATATAGACGTTGACTACATACTTGTAATTTCAGGACCGATGACTGCACCGATTGAGATTAAAAACAATACAACGAATGAAATTATAAATATAAAAAAATCGTTAACGATTCACGAAAAACTTATAATCGATACAAAAAATAAAAATATTGAACTGTTAACTGAAACGTCAAAGCTAAGAGCTTTTAACTATTTAAATCCAGATTCAAGACTCTTTAAACTTCGAGTGGGTGGAAATGAAATAGAATATAATACTGCAAACGAATCGGAGGTCGGTAATCTATCTATTTCGTATGAAGAGAATTATATTTGGTAA
- a CDS encoding HK97 gp10 family phage protein produces the protein MFKINISKMPNFDRINKNIEKEINQAIVESGTEVENGINENIRNYYEKKNLKGHKKISEKYYKRLHKLGKVPHRGLISPNENKTKLQDSIHASYDDMICEITCSAEYAKYLEFGRTTKSGKVERPFFYPAVKEKEEKIKKRFSKIIENSI, from the coding sequence ATGTTTAAAATCAATATTTCAAAGATGCCAAATTTTGATAGGATTAATAAGAACATTGAAAAGGAAATCAATCAAGCAATTGTTGAATCTGGAACCGAAGTTGAAAATGGAATAAATGAAAATATAAGAAATTATTATGAAAAAAAGAATTTAAAAGGTCATAAAAAAATATCTGAAAAATATTATAAAAGATTGCATAAATTAGGTAAAGTACCGCATAGAGGTTTAATATCTCCAAATGAGAATAAAACAAAATTGCAAGACTCCATTCACGCATCTTATGATGATATGATATGTGAAATAACTTGCTCTGCAGAATATGCAAAATATTTGGAGTTTGGAAGAACTACCAAAAGCGGAAAAGTAGAACGTCCTTTCTTTTACCCTGCTGTAAAGGAAAAAGAAGAAAAAATCAAAAAAAGATTTTCAAAAATTATTGAAAATTCTATTTAA
- the cas4 gene encoding CRISPR-associated protein Cas4 has protein sequence MKLIQNSSEFNEYSYFVTPSDMIEFIYCRRFTYFMKVLGISQYEEKRYNVLKGREIHKIRESQNINYIRKKIPMVSKKINVNLISEKYKIRGIIDEILTLDNDTLAPLDYKFSNYNSKTYKTHKIQSTMYSLMIEDLYEKPVNYGYIIYCKDKNVLKEIKITEKLRNETLENINSYLEVLKGIYPEATKYELRCLDCCYKNICPR, from the coding sequence ATGAAGTTAATTCAAAATTCTTCTGAATTTAATGAATATTCATATTTTGTTACACCCTCCGATATGATAGAATTTATATATTGTAGGAGATTTACCTACTTTATGAAAGTTTTGGGCATTTCCCAATATGAAGAAAAGCGTTATAACGTATTGAAGGGTAGAGAAATTCATAAAATAAGGGAATCTCAAAATATAAACTATATTCGTAAAAAAATTCCAATGGTTTCAAAAAAAATAAATGTAAATTTAATTTCCGAAAAATATAAAATTAGGGGGATTATTGACGAAATTTTAACACTAGATAATGATACATTAGCTCCTTTGGATTATAAATTTTCAAATTATAATTCTAAAACTTATAAAACACATAAAATTCAAAGTACCATGTACTCACTAATGATTGAAGATTTATATGAAAAACCTGTGAATTATGGTTATATTATATATTGCAAAGATAAAAATGTGTTAAAAGAAATAAAAATAACTGAAAAACTAAGAAATGAGACTTTAGAAAATATTAATTCATACTTGGAAGTTTTAAAAGGCATATATCCCGAAGCTACCAAATACGAGCTTAGATGCTTAGATTGTTGTTATAAAAACATATGTCCAAGGTAA
- the cas2 gene encoding CRISPR-associated endonuclease Cas2 — protein sequence MILWVIYDIQEDKVRTRIAKSCLNFGLYRVQKSVFLGEVTKNRFEELKLITKDIIDSETDSVYFLPTSKEFIDKSYLLGQTFDEELVLDEVNSKFF from the coding sequence GTGATACTATGGGTTATCTACGATATACAAGAGGATAAAGTAAGAACTAGAATAGCCAAAAGTTGCTTAAATTTTGGATTATATCGAGTTCAGAAAAGTGTATTTTTAGGAGAGGTCACGAAAAATAGATTTGAAGAGCTTAAATTAATAACAAAAGATATTATAGATTCTGAAACCGATTCCGTGTATTTTTTACCAACCAGCAAAGAATTCATTGATAAATCATATTTATTGGGTCAAACATTTGATGAGGAGCTGGTTTTGGATGAAGTTAATTCAAAATTCTTCTGA